The segment TACGCAGTAAAGTACAGAGGCAGAGGACCTGAGAGAAAATAGCGGCGCCAGCGGTGCCGGAAGAAGGAAGACAGGAAAAAACGGAAACTGCATAGACCGGAAAAAAACGGCATAGGATGAAAAAAAGGAAATGGGTTTAACACATGAGACGTGTTTCAGATATGATCCGCTTTCATCCGGTTATGCTGTTTTTTTTCTGCTTTGCAGCGGCCTCGCTGGCGGGAAGTGTGTGGATGAACGGGCTTCCCGGTCAGACACAGGAGGAAATGGGGGTTCTTGGGCAGGCATGGCTGCATCAGTCAGGATACTCAGTGAAGCCGGAGCCTGCCCAGGCTGTTCCAGTTATGTTTCAGAGATGCATTCAGGCAGCAGTCCTGTGGCTGGCAGGAATGACATCGTTTGGAACGGCTGGGCTGTGTCTCGGGGCGGCAGTCCTGGGCTTCTCCATGGCAGCCGTACTTTCCGCCCTGACTATGCAGGCAGGTTTTCTGGCTCTCCCTCTGTTTATCCTGTCGCTGTTTCCACAATGGCTGTTTTATATTCCCGTTCTCCTGGTTCTTTTCCGGTGGGGGAGCAGCACAGAGAAGCGTACCCACGGAGCCGCCTTCTTGATTCTGATGGCGTTTACGGCAGCAGGAGCTCTGACGGAAACCCTTCTGAATCCTGTGTGGATGGAACTGGCAGGAAGTGTTGTAGCAGCTCTTTCAGGCTGAACAAGGCTGGTTTTTATGGAATTTGCGAGAACAGAAAAAAATTTTTTCTCAAGATATTGCCCTGTTAAAATGCAGCAGGACAATATCTTGTATTTTTTATGTAAATCAGCAGGAGGAGGTGTCGAAAGTGGGAAAAATGTGTTTGATTTTATCAAAAAATGTATATATAATGGTAGATACCAGTGGATTTTTGCCTTGTTTTATGAGGAAAGACTGAGGCAGGAGCAAAATGGAAAGGGGCACACAGCCATGCCTTTGGACTGAAAAGGAAGAGGTGAGGTAAGCCGTTCTGTTTTTTTCAGTTTCTGTTATCAGCTTCAAAAAAGGTATGGATTGACAAAAGAGTACGGAACGATTAGGGGATAAAGTATGTTTGATGAGGTGGAGAAGTTTGTAGGATATCTGCGGGACGTAAAAAAAATGTCCCAGAATACGATTCTCTCGTACAGGCGTGATTTGCTGCAGTTCGCATCCTATATGGCGGACAGGGGAGTGGCAGAGGCTGGAAAAGTTACAAAGACCAGCCTGGATTCCTACATTCTTTTTCTGGAGAGGGAGGGGAAGGCTGCCGCAACTATCTCGCGGATGCTGGCATCGATCAAGGCGTTTTTTCATTATGAAAGCACAGAAGGATATATAAAAAGAAATCCGGCGGAGATGATCCGGGCGCCTAAAATCGAAAAGAAAGCTCCGTCTATTCTCTCGGTAGAGGAGGTTACGAGACTTTTAAACCAGCCGGGCGGCAGAACCCCCAAGGAGATACGGGACAAGGCTATGCTGGAGCTTCTCTACGCTACAGGAATCAGGGTTTCAGAGCTGATGAACCTGAATCTGCATCACATTAATATGACCATCGGCTTTATTACCTGCAGCGACAGCGGCAGGGAGAGAACGATCCCCTTTGGCCGCGTGGCGAAAAAAGCGCTGGATGATTACCTGAAAAATTCCAGGCCGGAGCTTACGAAAAAGAAAGAGTCAGACTGGCTGTTTGTAAACTGCAGCGGAGGACAGATGAGCCGTCAGGGCTTCTGGAAGATTATCAAATATTACGGGGAAAAGGCGGGGATCCAGACGGACATCACGCCTCACACGCTGCGCCACTCCTTTGCCGCTCATCTGATCAGCAGCGGAGCAGACATGAAGGCAGTGCAGCAGATACTGGGACATTCGGATATGGCCACTACTCAGATGTATGCTGCCTATCTGCATGGCTCACAGACAGCCAAGGAGTAGCGAAGAGACAGGTTTCGCTGTTATATAGAAAATGAAAAACTGTAATAATATGAGAGAGAACGGCAGGTTCATACCTTCCTGAAGAAGGCTTTATGCCGGCGGCGCTCATATTGTTACAGTTTTTTGTTTAAGATAACCTGCCTGCAGCAAAGATACGGATTGTATGAAAAGGCAAGTCCGGGGCGGAAATAAACATCTGCCCTGAGACGCATTTCAAAATCAGAGCCCTTCTTTCGTTTCTGCAAAATTGACATGCTTCGTCTAATCGGCAGGAGCTTCGACAGGGAGGGTGACCGTAAAGGAGGAACCCTCATCCGGGCGGCTTTCCACAGTAATGGAGCCGTGGCTCAGCTCCAGAATCCGCTTAACCATGGGAAGGCCAAGGCCGTTGCCGGAGGAGCTGTTTTTATCCTTGCGGAAAAATTTGTCAAAAATATGGGCTATGGTAGCTTCATCCATTCCGATCCCGGTGTCCTGGATGGAAACGCGAATCAGAGAGCCCTCATTTTTCAGATAGACACGGATCGTTCCGTTCTTTGGCGTGTACTGGATGGCGTTGTGAAGAAGATTTACCCAGACCTGCATGATCATGTCGGCATTTCCATAATACCAGGCAGTTTCCATATCAATGTCCAGATCCAGCTTTTTCTCGTCCCAGAGAGGTTCCAGAAGGAGGATTGCCTGACGCAGCTGCTCATCGAGGCAGTAGCGCGTCTTATTCGTCACAATCTCCTGTTTTTCCAGACGCGACATGGCCAGAATATTCCCGGACAGGCTGGAGAGCTGGCGTACACTGTCAATGATAATATGTATATATTCATCGCGTTCCTTCTCCGTAAGAGAGTGATCCTGGAGCAGGGTGGTGTATCCCTCGATAGCTGCCAGAGGTGTCCGGAATTCATGGGAAATATTTGCTGCGAAATCATTGCGCAGGGATTCTATACTTCCCAGCTCCTGAACCATCTTGTTGAAATGTCCGGCCAGCTGTCCAAGCTCCGGAAACGAGTAGTCGGTTTTAACGCGCACGGAGAAGTCGCCGGTTGCCACCTTCTTGATGGCATCGCTGAAGCTCACTAACGGCGACAGCAGAAGCCGGTTCACAAGGAGGGTCAAAACGATACCGGCCAGCAGGCTTTCCACCAGCATGGTAAAGAGCGGAAAATAAGGGCTGGGGCCGTAATCGCCGCTCCAGTTACTGATCAGAAGGAATACCCACCCAATCAGCATTGGAGTCACGGCAGTGCTGATGAAGGTTATCAGGATAATATAAAATTTCAGAGGAGATGTATGCTGTTTTATCTGTTTCATGGCTCCTGTTTCACCACCTTGTATCCCAGGCCGCGGACTGTGAGAATCTGAAAATCATCGCAGTCCTTAAAGCGTTCTCTTAATCGGTTAATATGTACGTCCACCGTCCGTTCATCTGACTGGGAATCCACGCCCCAGATTTCGTCCATCAGCTGCTGGCGGGTAAAGATCTTGTTGGGATAGGACATCAGTTTGTATAAAAGGTAAAATTCCTTCTGGGGCAGCAGAAGCTCCTCTCCGTTGAAAGTGACTGTCAGGGCATCATAATTTAATACCGTTTTTCCGCAGATAATTTTCCGCTCTGTGGAGATCCTGGCTCTCTTTAACAGGGCGCCGATTCTAAGAACCATCTCATTGACATCAATGGGCTTTACCATGTAATCGTCAGTGCCTGCCAGAAAGCCCCTTTGTTTGTCTTCAAACCGCTCTTTGGCAGTAATAATCAGAATTGGCAGGGTGTAGCCGCTGACCCGCAGTGTCTCAATCAGCTCATATCCGTCCATACCGGGCATCATAATATCGGAGATAATCAGATCCACATACTCAGTATCGAGAATTTTCAGAGCAGCAAGCCCGCTCTCAGCAGGGATGGCACAGTAGCCGTTATTCAGCAGTACAGTGCAGAAAAGATTTCTCAGTTTCATATCGTCCTCTACTACAAGAATATTAAACATTGGATTCACCTCTTATCACAGTCATTTTGCCGGCAGCAGAGCAGTCAGGCTGAACATGGTGGAGGCAGTTTCTGTCTCCCATCAGCGCTTTCCCACCAGGCTGTCTGCCGGTTTCACCATAAGTATACCACAGGATTATTAATTTTCTTTAAACGAAACAGCATATCGCGGTGTGTTTTGCGTGGACTTTGTAATAGCAGGAGAACACAGAATTTTAAATGTAAGTTCACATTCAGTTTATATAAGGTTAAAGTTCATTTAAAATTGAGGTGCTATACTTTAGCGCAAACAGTCACCGAGAGAGAATACGGGGCTCAGGCTCGCCTTCAGAAGTGCAGGCGAGAAGGAAGGAGAACAGACATGAATAGAGAAAAACTGTATTCAGCGGCAGATTTGCTGAAACGGAAAAAAAAGATAGTGATCCCGGCGGCTATTTTTACAGTAGCTGCCGCTGCCTTTCTGGCAGGAAGAGGAGGAAAGTCTTCTTCACCGGTAGCCATGGGTATGGGGCAGATGAACAACGTGGCAACCGTTTCTGCGGAGTATCCCAAAAGCGGAGATATTAAGCTGGAAACAGCTGTCACGGGAACCGTGGAACCGGCAGATGTTGTCTATGTATACGCTCAGGAGTCAGGCGATGTCACTTCTGTGCAGGTAAAGGCCGGAGATGTAGTTGAAGCCGGACAGGTGCTTCTGACCATCGACACAAAACAGGTAGAGTCAGCTAAAAACTCCATGGATTCTGCAAAGATCAGCTATGATCAGGCTCAGAGCACTCTGAACAGGATGCAGCTTCTCTATGCGGGAGGCGATATTTCCGACCAGGAGTATGAAGAGTATCAGAATCAGGTAAAGTCAGCCAGGCTGCAGTATGAATCAGCAAAGCTGAATTATGAAAACCAGGTGGAGTACAGCACTGTGACCGCTCCTATCGCCGGCAAGGTAGAGAGCTGTGATGTGGAGGTATTTGACAATGTGAATGTGAGCGCGCAGCTCTGTGTTATTTCCGGCGAGGGGGAGCAGAGAGTGTCCTTCAGTGTGACAGAGCGCGTGGCAAAGAATCTGTCAGTGGGAGATGAAATACGGATTGAAAAGGACGGGGCGGAATACAGAGGATTCATCACAGAGGTGAGCGGCATGGTAGACGCAGCCACAGGAATGTTTAAGGTGAAGGCCAGCATGGATCAGGCAGATGAGGTCCCCACAGGCAGCACAGTGAAAATCTATGTGGTTTCTGAGGAGGTTCACGATGCCATGACGGTCCCGGTGGACGCAGTTTACTTTGACGGCGGCGTAGGAAACGTCTATGTCTATGAGGACGGAACGGTACATAAAAAAGAGGTTGAGGTGGGAATCTTCGATTCAGAACTGGCAGAGATCAAGGCAGGTCTCACAGAAAATGACC is part of the Clostridium sp. M62/1 genome and harbors:
- a CDS encoding stage II sporulation protein M; the encoded protein is MRRVSDMIRFHPVMLFFFCFAAASLAGSVWMNGLPGQTQEEMGVLGQAWLHQSGYSVKPEPAQAVPVMFQRCIQAAVLWLAGMTSFGTAGLCLGAAVLGFSMAAVLSALTMQAGFLALPLFILSLFPQWLFYIPVLLVLFRWGSSTEKRTHGAAFLILMAFTAAGALTETLLNPVWMELAGSVVAALSG
- a CDS encoding HAMP domain-containing sensor histidine kinase encodes the protein MKQIKQHTSPLKFYIILITFISTAVTPMLIGWVFLLISNWSGDYGPSPYFPLFTMLVESLLAGIVLTLLVNRLLLSPLVSFSDAIKKVATGDFSVRVKTDYSFPELGQLAGHFNKMVQELGSIESLRNDFAANISHEFRTPLAAIEGYTTLLQDHSLTEKERDEYIHIIIDSVRQLSSLSGNILAMSRLEKQEIVTNKTRYCLDEQLRQAILLLEPLWDEKKLDLDIDMETAWYYGNADMIMQVWVNLLHNAIQYTPKNGTIRVYLKNEGSLIRVSIQDTGIGMDEATIAHIFDKFFRKDKNSSSGNGLGLPMVKRILELSHGSITVESRPDEGSSFTVTLPVEAPAD
- a CDS encoding response regulator transcription factor; translation: MFNILVVEDDMKLRNLFCTVLLNNGYCAIPAESGLAALKILDTEYVDLIISDIMMPGMDGYELIETLRVSGYTLPILIITAKERFEDKQRGFLAGTDDYMVKPIDVNEMVLRIGALLKRARISTERKIICGKTVLNYDALTVTFNGEELLLPQKEFYLLYKLMSYPNKIFTRQQLMDEIWGVDSQSDERTVDVHINRLRERFKDCDDFQILTVRGLGYKVVKQEP
- the xerA gene encoding site-specific tyrosine recombinase/integron integrase, producing the protein MFDEVEKFVGYLRDVKKMSQNTILSYRRDLLQFASYMADRGVAEAGKVTKTSLDSYILFLEREGKAAATISRMLASIKAFFHYESTEGYIKRNPAEMIRAPKIEKKAPSILSVEEVTRLLNQPGGRTPKEIRDKAMLELLYATGIRVSELMNLNLHHINMTIGFITCSDSGRERTIPFGRVAKKALDDYLKNSRPELTKKKESDWLFVNCSGGQMSRQGFWKIIKYYGEKAGIQTDITPHTLRHSFAAHLISSGADMKAVQQILGHSDMATTQMYAAYLHGSQTAKE
- a CDS encoding efflux RND transporter periplasmic adaptor subunit translates to MNREKLYSAADLLKRKKKIVIPAAIFTVAAAAFLAGRGGKSSSPVAMGMGQMNNVATVSAEYPKSGDIKLETAVTGTVEPADVVYVYAQESGDVTSVQVKAGDVVEAGQVLLTIDTKQVESAKNSMDSAKISYDQAQSTLNRMQLLYAGGDISDQEYEEYQNQVKSARLQYESAKLNYENQVEYSTVTAPIAGKVESCDVEVFDNVNVSAQLCVISGEGEQRVSFSVTERVAKNLSVGDEIRIEKDGAEYRGFITEVSGMVDAATGMFKVKASMDQADEVPTGSTVKIYVVSEEVHDAMTVPVDAVYFDGGVGNVYVYEDGTVHKKEVEVGIFDSELAEIKAGLTENDLVISTWSSELYEGSTVKLKDDSEGTGTDADMQTEETADKETDGREQPLSPSDALPLEPVADAEER